One Homalodisca vitripennis isolate AUS2020 unplaced genomic scaffold, UT_GWSS_2.1 ScUCBcl_12520;HRSCAF=22277, whole genome shotgun sequence genomic window, TGTAAAATTGACAACTCTCTCATGTTCACAAAAATGGAATGCTGgcaaaaaagaatatttaaaattaagtgcataaattgttttattaggctaacaaaataaattgttattactaaaatttgatTGACTGTTTTAAATTCAACGCTACCAGATGAAAATGTTCGATAGTGTATAAACCATTTGTGTTCAGACAATATGAAATCCTGATCACACTACAGTGACAACACTGTTCAaatgaacattaaaaaacttatttgtacACTTTCAAAAAAGAATGTTACTGTCGTGTTGCTCTCCCGACGCTTTAGAAATTCCTCTTTGATAACAACTCCACCACTATCCCGTTTCGTAATAATTCATTCGCAGGGGTAGAGTTTGTTGTCATTTTTTGTCCACTTGTCATTTGCTTTACACAAGTCCATTCTTAATATGATAATTGAAAATAAGTAGTGTTTGGAAAGGCCTTTAAAACAATGTCTTGGAaacgataaaaaatgtaaaacctcTTTGTGGAGGCACACtttatatagaataaatttattctttgttttatatatatcttgGCTGTATCACAATGGTTTTAAACTTTGTGAAGAATCTTGTATTCTCCTACTTCTTCCTGGTGTTGGTTGCGTCTCTTGTGAAGTGTACATTTATCTACGGATAAATTCTTTACACTGGTTGATGTTTAGCAATGTATGGAGGAAATTACAGTGTCACATTGTTCTGCGTTCTAGATTTGGTTTGTATAACCAATGTTTGTCAATGTGAAGATCTGAAAACAGTACCCTAAATCGTAATACTGTCTGTGTTAGTTATGAAGTtagtaattaaactaaaaaatagtgTTTCCTGAGTTACAGCtccttttaaaatttggaaacgaGTCCCCTCTGCCACTTTGGAGAGAATGTAGTTCAACCAGGATTGTCTGGACTTGAGGAGTATTTTATTGTGTTCACGCTTTAGATTTTCTAGTAAGAGTGCTACTGGTTATGATCTTTTTTGGATACCCGGGTCTGCAAAGGAAAAAACCAGAGGTGGTAAATAGGACTATTATCGTCTGTGTTTTCGCCAAGCCTATCATTGCCAAAAGCCTATTTTTAGTGACTTCCCCACTCTTGGGCCCCTAATGCGACCTCTGTGAAAACCCTATACTTCACTTAGCCTCACATTTAATAATCCCAGGTCTCAATAaggaataaatattgaacattaccTCTAACATCATCTTAACTGCTAGTCTCACTTGTCCAAATTGCGCACATGACTTTGTCGCGTGTCCGACAAGGGAACCCACTTGGTATGTACCAAAGACGAGCtttaatatataatgtacaaGATGATATTTGGCATACTGGGGCTGACAGAGTGATTCTGCAGGGACACGTCTTCATCCGGTTGCCCCGTCGGGACGCTGCCACTACTTTTGGCTTAAGCGGTAGATAGCCTTTCCAACACCCTTTTGTTCCGGTTTCGTAGTATTAATTGACTCTATTTGTGAACTAAAACTGTTTTGTATCTGTAATGATAGCCTCTTTGGTTAGCCACTCTAATTAAAGTCAACGTCTGTTATGTACCCAAAGCTGTTCATGTGTAGTTCTAGTGACCCCCTCGATCTTCATAACTTTAGATGGTGCTTGTAAATAACGTTGTCTACAGCTTCGTCGATTTTGTTTACTAACAATGATTATGCTATCCGAATTTTTGAGAAGAAGTGTTATTGAGGGAGACCCTTAAATGTTCGCTCGTCTCAATAAGATAGCAGCTCttcaaaatctcaaaattctATTACAAACAACCATCAAGTCCTACGAATGTTTTTGCCAGTCATCGCCCATTACCCTATGCAGTATGGAACATTCCACATAGCCTTAGATATAATGTCTTGCGTCTGCTTTCTCAAGTCCCACTCTCACACACCCTCTCACTGTTATAGTTTGTAAAAAAACAGTACAGGCTCATATTGCTTCTGATCAACACCCGGATTGCTAAAGTATGCCTGTGTTTAAccgtattttaaatataagtgcTAGCACGAATGCTCTGATGTTGTCGTCGTGTCATCTTACCCTCGTCATCTAGTCTTAAATTGTTGATCTCTGTTTGTGTAAATGTCCTCTCAACACTCGCATTTTACATGGTAGTATTAAAATgatgttagtttttaataaaattatgacaaGGCATAGCACTATGCAACACCATGACTCGCGACCAGACCAGGCAATTGCTGTGAGATGTTCCTTTCGTCACCTGTAGGCTTCCTTTAACTACAGTTTATGGATGCGGTTGCGATGATCTCTCACAACTTTCTAATGACTGCTGTATCCTTTGTAAACCCTAAGTTTGAGAAATAATTCTTGGCCAATAACGTTACTAAACGCCCAAATTGTTGGTATACATCCCTACCTGTTGAACGCCCTAAATATTAATGCTTTAATACTACTTGTTTGTTATGTAAGTTATCGCAATCAAAATGTCTCTAAATATTAATTCCTGGGACCTTATTAGAAACTATCCTCGTATTTAGTGGCAAACGGcaaattaaagaatgttatatCGCGAATCCAGAATTATGTATCGCCTTGCGCAAAAAAGAACGATGTCAAATTCGCCTAGAAACATTCGCCATATTACAGTCCCGCATAACCTAATGCTAAGCTTACGCTTTGGAGAGTGTAATGAAAGTACTATCACAGTGCAAAGCAAGATAGAATATAATGTTGGCGATGCATTGCTCAAAAAAACAATGCTGTCCCCTCAAACGCTTTGTCCTCCTATATCTATCCTTAATCGAAATTTTAAcaatactattttgtaaataatttgtccGTAGTCATGTAAATAGATTACatacaatgttaataatttagCGCTTAAATACAGCTAGTTCCACAGTATCCGCATATGATAGAGATCGTTCTGGCATTAATAGGACACTAAGGCACCATTCTTTAAAAATGGCCACACTGTAAATCCCTTACTGATTATTGTCTTAAGGGACAACCACTTGGCTTAGTGACCATATCTCAGAAAGACATGCTGTGCGATTGTTCTTTGTGTTACTTATCcaattttgtaacttaaaaatcaTAAAGTTGTTGGTTGAAGCATTTTTGTATCCTTTTACTTTTCCGGTGGTAAACTGGATGTTCACCGCTGGGACTCTTCCACTCAGTGCCCTAATTACAGTAACAGTCACTCGTcccattttttataagaatggctgattaaataataatgtgaaaTATACTACAGACACTATGTTGCCTTGGTACACTGTCTTATCTGTAAGTTACggttagaataatatttttaagtgttcaTATTGAGTATTATTTTGACATGCTTACTACCACCCTGCTTTTATCTGACACATGTTTGGTGTTTCACGGCAAAGGCTTGTTCTACCGTATTAAGGCTGTTGACCGAGTGTCTTCGTCTCATATTTTAGTTACTTaagttttttgaagaaaaataaagaagaatgTTACTCACTTAGCGCTCTATTGGACTTTAAGCAAGGCTTTTTGACTCTTACTGTGCCCTCACTCCAAGAAACCCTTTAAGAAACTAAAAGTTATATCTATGGAGTTGAAAGGATACAcgaattaatcaatatttaacttCTTATATTTCTCAGCGAATACCTAGTTTGTTAAATAGAGTAGATACACCACGATGCCAGAGGTCAGGATTTTTTCTCTTTAAGTAGGTTGGCATAAGCGGGGTTCCCCTAGGGCATCTCGTCCTGGTGTACCTTCTTTATATCACTGTCTTTATTATACTCGCTTTTCCATATATCTTGTTCCTTTATAATTGTGTTACTTTCATGCTGCGATGACAACTACTGTTACAATGTGCTCTAACCTTAAATCTCTTGCTAATCTATGCAGCCATGTATCACATTTTTATGAGTTGACATAGGTCCCAACTTCCGGTGTTTTCATGCCAATCGCTGCCTATATCGCTACTTGTGTATTGTAAGATAAGACAGGGATAAACATCATCTTCTACGTCCTATGTGAGTCCTATCGCCTGTCTAACCGCTGTACACTCATACAGTGAGTCCTCGTTTAAGTCAATACCTTGGATTTAAACTTAGACTCTAAGCTTCACAGGGAAACAGTCACACAGATTAGCTCTTTTGTTGTAATCGAGTCTTGTCtagagttatattttttactaaaaatattaaacattttttaaaacctgTTACAAGCTGTAGTTGATTAATGAAAGCATACTTTCGCTTTTTGTCACTCTCTATCTTTTGGTATGGAACTTTTTCGTCTTCTGTGTTGCGTGAGCGAAATTCAGGCATGGGGCTAAGGTGGTCTTCTCATGTCCAAAAGAAAGCTTTGcgcataatgtttaattttaatgtcatctGTATCCAGTCTTGTAATgccaatatttattatatgcattGTATACTCTCACTGTGAACCTTCCCATTTACTATCTTGCAAAAGACTTAATGTATGTTAAAGAAAATCTAGATTTCATTTAAACTTAGACGCGCTAAGCATGCTACTTACTGCACTAGACAACGAGTCCTTATTGTACCTACAACGGCACGCTCTAGGACCTAAAGACATCACAAATTCTCACCGCACTCACGGCCGTATACGTTTATAATTGGTTTCAAAACTTACGTTGATAACCTAAGCTGCCTATGGTCATGTCTTAGGATAGTTACCTGTTTAAAAACACCTCTTAAACCAATGTATGTCAATTTATAGTGGTTAATAAAGAAAAGCGCCGTTTATAGTATAGATGGAAAATGCGTAGTCTGTTGTAGGTATAGACGATTTAGCCTTGTAGCTCTTTTATCGTCACCTTTTGACATTGTGTACTTTTAACCATTAAGTGGTcgtgtatgtattttattttatactatcttgTTCATACTGTGTATATGTTATAACATaatatgactttgtcaatgcattgtAATATTGTGGGACGGGTCAAATACAAACTAGAATTCTTGattattgacattattttgatGGTTCTAGAATTCCACTGGTTCACCTTAGATGGTTTATAAACCTTTGCTGATAGAATCTTGTCTACTTCACTACATTTGTCATGGGGAGTTGATTGTCTTGTTGATTTTCGTTTTCTATCAGATATTTTACACGGGCCAATAGGGACTTACTGGCGTAATTCACGAAAATATGTGGACTTACATCCAAAAACGAATATCTAACAGAAATTTATAGTTACTGGGAAACAATCcgaaaacaatgtttacaaatctaCTCGATAAATCTTTGCACGGAGAAATTACCGGTGGGCTTTTCTTCTTTATTATATACAAGTACTAATAGTCCGTTGACCAAAGATACTGGTCGATTCAATATTGGTAACAAACTTTTCGTATTTCCAAAGATCAGATGAGTTCCCAGAGATCACACTTGACAACCGTTAGCTGGGAATCTGTTCAGCTTAAGAGGCAAGGAGGGGGAAAGAAGTGGCGTGAACCAAAGATACAAACTGCTTTACTACGTGTTACATTCCATGTACAAACTAGAGAGGATGTACGGAACAGATCGCAAAGCTGTGAGGGACAACCTGATGGAGAAAGTTGAGAGATTTCCCACGTACAGAGTAATGGAGGTACAATGTGGGCAAAGTCATATAATGTTCTGATTATCGATATTATGGACGTAAATTTCAAAACTTGCGCATTCGGGAATTCTGTTCCCCTCGTTCAGATTAAACATGTTTAAGGTAATCGTCTTCAAAACGTTTTTAGCACTTCACCTTTACAGATTGTAAGATTTgcgataattatttttttaccaaaactaGACATGGTTCGTTAAAATCTATGAGACTATTTTCCCAAGCGAAAATCTGTGATTATTTCTTAATATCCTGAcaaaaagttaactttaaaagTTCCTCGCGACAGAGAGAGACTAAGTGCTCAGATATCCGACGCAGAATGACTTTTTCCAACTGTTAGGTTGATTCTCTTAGACTGTAAAGATGAGGACTGTGGAGTTCAAATGTACAAGTGGGGTAATGTCAGACGACACTACAGATGATGTCATAGTCAACCAGATGCAATTTACAGAGGACACCACTACAAGTAAGTTTATACTCACTGTTTACATTTCCAAAATGTTTGCTACTTTAAAGTGATTAAGTAATTTAAGTAGTGGTAAACTCgcattaatatgttttatttttgaaatgggGTTGCAAATCTCTTTTTATTACgactaatttttaacataatattattatatttggttgTAACAAGGACAAAACTATCTGTGTGTGTAtgttgaattattataatataaacatataaatgaataaatctGGGGATGCAGATATTTTTGTAGGTACCTATACATTTACCAGATAAAATTGAGCATTGGTTGAAAATGCCCAATAAATTGAAATcggctaaaaattaaaaatgaaatattaataatgtttcctGAAAATTATGTCATAagcattattgaaaattaatgttatatttacctAAAACCTAAGTTATGATACACAATTGCTGGCGtggaattttacaaacaaataatctgaaataatctAAACTCTAATGCAAGCTTTGGATAAAACAAGTTatagaaaagtattaaataagTAAGATTGAATTCATATAGTCAGGAACATTTTTGTCATTCAGGCTTACTAAAGCATTGACAGATTTATAGTATAGCCATGCCTCTAgcctacttaaataaataatatgacagtattaaaaacatggcaaataagttaatgaataaagACAGACAAAAAATAGCTACTGCGTAATCAATTCTCCCCATACATCATCATTATAAAAACtagaaactaaaataacaatacaaacaaaacagCTTTATGATTTATGATTATCATTTAACAACTACCTAACAAAATatgataaatgaataaaattatacagaacattaataaataattaaatacagttaTGTAGCATGAAAACTAAATTCTCAGTTAAACATATTCTCAATAGTATATAAGATAAtcatagatttatattttcattaatttattgtttgaatttgaaGATCACAGATTAAAAGTGTTTATCTGTTAAATACtgcttaagtttatttttaaatttagggggaaaatttacaatttaatattttcaggtattttttAAGGACATAATTCCTGCATACTTAGGTTTTTTCCGAAAATAAGTGCCAACCAATAAAAAAGGGTTACCAACTCAATCCACTGTCAGGTGATATATTGATGATAGTTACTGCTAAGTCATGTATTAGATCTCCCATTCTGATACTACAACTTCAAAAACGTGCACTCCATAAACTATAAGGATTTTCAATTCTGCAAACTTTACTTTGCAGAATTTACTCCATCCACTGCTAAGGCAGTGTCCAGCACAATCAGCCACATCCTGCTGGAGCTGTCCCTCCCCCCCCACTCTTTGCTTACTATATCACTGTAAGGTTTGTTGTGTTATGCAGAGTTCACAGAAGACACAGTGTGCGCCAACAGCTTCAGTTTCTTGGCGAGTGCCAAGGCAGTGTCCAGCACAATCAGCCACATCCTGCTGGAGCTGTCCCTCCCCCCCACTCTTTGCTTACTATATCACTGTAAGGTTTGTTGTGTAATCCAGAGTTCACAGAAGACACAGTGTGTGCCAACAGCTTCAGTTTCTTGGCGAGTGCCAAGGCAGTGTCCAGCACAATCAGCCACATCCTGCTGGAGCTGTCCCTAACCCCCACTCTTTGCTTACTATATCACTGTAAGGTTTGTTGTGTAATCCAGAGTTCACAGAAGACACAGTGTGTGCCAACAGCTTCAGTTTCTTGGCGAGTGCCAAGGCAGTGTCCAGCACAATCAGCCACATCCTGCTGGAGCTGTCCCTCCCCCCCACTCTTTGCTTACTATATCACTGTAAGGTTTGTTGTGTAATCCAGAGTTCACAGAAGACACAGTGTGTGCCAACCGCTTCAGTTTCTTGGCGAGTGCCAAGGCAGTGTCCAGCACAATCAGCCACATCCTGCTGGAGCTGTCCCTCCCATTCACTCTTTGATTGCTCTATCGCTATAAGGTTTGTTGTGTAATCCAGAGTTCACAGAAGAGACAGTGTTCGCCAACAGCTTCAGTTTCTTGGCGAGTGCCAAGGCAGTTTCCAGCACAATCAGCCACATCCTGCTGGAACTGTCCTGGCACCCACTCTTTGATTGCTCTATCGCTATAAGGTTTGTTATGTTATCCAGAGTTCACAGAAGACACAGTGTGCGCCAACAGCTTCAGTTTCTTGGCGAGTGCAAAGGCAGTGTCCAGCACAATCAGCCACATCCTGCTGGAACTGTCCTGCCACCCACTCTTTGATTGGTTTATCACTGTAAGGTTTGTTGTGTTATGCAGAGTTCACAGAAGACACAGTGTGTGCCAACAGCTTCAGTTTCTTGGCGAGTGCCAAGGCAGTTTCCAGCACAATCAGCCACATCCTGCTGGAGCTGTCCCTCCCCCCCACTCTTTGCTTACTATATCACTGTAAGGTTTGTTGTGTAATCCAGAGTTCACAGAAGACACAGTGTGTGCCAACAGCTTCAGTTTTCTTGGCGAGTGCCAAGGCAGTGTCCAGCACAATCAGCCACATCCTGCTGGAACTGTCCTGCCACCCACTCTTTGATTGGTTTATCACTGTAAGGTTTGTTGTGTTATCCAG contains:
- the LOC124375018 gene encoding uncharacterized protein LOC124375018, encoding MRTVEFKCTSGVMSDDTTDDVIVNQMQFTEDTTTKFTEDTVCANSFSFLASAKAVSSTISHILLELSLPPTLCLLYHCKVCCVIQSSQKTQCVPTASVSWRVPRQCPAQSATSCWSCP